In a genomic window of Anaerolineae bacterium:
- the thiE gene encoding thiamine phosphate synthase, translating into MDLRLYVITDSRLLRARSLVEAVEEAIRGGATVIQYREKDAPTRKMVEEARLLRALCKARGVLFIVNDRIDVALAVDADGVHVGDEDMPVWLARKILGPRKIIGASADSVEKAILYASEGANYLGVGSVYVTSTKPDAGSPIGLEGLRRILRVATVPVVAIGGISEENAREVLETGVSGIAVVSAVMGAPDIFEATHRLRKIVDEVLGS; encoded by the coding sequence GCAGTGGAAGAAGCTATAAGGGGAGGGGCCACCGTAATCCAGTACCGGGAGAAGGACGCCCCCACTCGCAAGATGGTAGAGGAAGCAAGGCTTCTTAGAGCCCTATGCAAGGCCAGAGGGGTCCTTTTCATTGTCAATGACCGGATTGATGTAGCCCTCGCCGTGGATGCAGATGGAGTCCATGTAGGGGATGAGGACATGCCGGTCTGGCTAGCTCGCAAAATCCTGGGGCCTCGTAAAATTATTGGGGCTTCGGCCGATAGTGTGGAGAAGGCTATCCTCTATGCTTCAGAGGGTGCCAACTACTTGGGGGTGGGCAGTGTTTACGTTACCTCTACCAAGCCTGATGCTGGTTCGCCCATCGGTCTTGAAGGTTTGAGGAGAATACTAAGGGTGGCCACTGTTCCGGTGGTGGCCATAGGCGGGATAAGCGAGGAGAATGCCCGGGAAGTTCTGGAAACAGGGGTTTCAGGGATTGCGGTAGTTTCGGCTGTTATGGGAGCACCTGACATTTTTGAGGCTACCCATCGTCTACGAAAAATTGTGGATGAGGTTTTGGGATCATGA